One window of the Nocardia huaxiensis genome contains the following:
- a CDS encoding FAD-binding oxidoreductase, with product MVWDAWGSPSGHKPLSDQIRGLLAQVFGVSGEPVARRDEGDVPLRASALTPAQLAELTELLGAENVSTGNLDRLRHAGGKSTPDLLRRRASGEQDAPDAVVFPADHDEVRALLVHCAENAIAVVPFGGGTSVVGGLDPVRADFAAVIAVDLRRLETVADIDPISGTATLGAGLTGPKAEELLAAHGLSLGHFPQSFEYATIGGFAATRSSGQASAGYGRFDDMIERLRIATPAGTLDLGRAPASAAGPDLRELFSGSEGTLGIITEVTLRVHPVPETTAYQAWSFPDFATGANALRTVIQAGAAPTVMRLSDEAETGLNLARAGDIGGAAVGGCLAVTTFEGTAAHVAARSAEAYALLEAAGGKALGETPAAEWEHGRFSAPYLRDSLLDVGILCETLETATSWTNLAHLKAEVTAALVNTLTKGGAPALVMCHISHTYPTGASLYFTIVAKQAADPIAQWAEAKRAAGDAIVAAGGTITHHHAIGADHRPWMTDEIGDLGVRVLRAVKQAIDPTGILNPGKLIP from the coding sequence ATGGTGTGGGACGCCTGGGGCTCCCCCTCCGGACACAAGCCGCTGTCCGATCAGATTCGGGGACTGCTCGCACAGGTATTCGGGGTGTCCGGTGAGCCGGTGGCCCGTCGCGATGAGGGCGACGTACCGCTGCGCGCATCGGCCCTCACCCCCGCGCAGCTCGCGGAACTCACCGAGCTGCTCGGCGCCGAGAACGTATCGACCGGCAACCTCGACCGGCTGCGCCACGCGGGCGGCAAGTCCACCCCGGACCTGTTGCGCCGCCGTGCTTCCGGTGAACAGGACGCCCCCGACGCCGTCGTCTTCCCGGCCGACCACGACGAGGTTCGCGCCCTGCTCGTGCACTGCGCTGAAAACGCCATCGCCGTAGTGCCTTTCGGCGGCGGCACGAGCGTGGTCGGCGGACTCGACCCGGTGCGTGCGGATTTCGCCGCCGTCATCGCCGTGGACCTGCGCCGCCTCGAAACCGTCGCCGATATCGACCCGATCAGCGGCACCGCCACCCTCGGCGCCGGACTCACCGGACCGAAGGCCGAGGAACTGCTTGCCGCGCACGGCCTTTCACTCGGCCACTTCCCGCAGAGCTTCGAATACGCCACCATCGGCGGTTTCGCCGCCACCCGCTCCTCGGGCCAGGCGTCGGCCGGCTACGGCCGCTTCGACGACATGATCGAACGGCTCCGGATCGCCACTCCGGCAGGCACTCTCGACCTCGGCCGTGCCCCCGCCTCGGCCGCCGGACCCGATCTGCGCGAACTCTTCTCCGGCTCCGAGGGCACCCTCGGCATCATCACCGAGGTCACCCTGCGCGTGCACCCGGTCCCGGAAACCACCGCCTACCAGGCCTGGTCCTTCCCCGACTTCGCCACCGGCGCGAACGCCCTGCGCACCGTCATCCAGGCGGGCGCGGCCCCGACCGTCATGCGCCTGTCCGACGAGGCCGAAACCGGCCTCAACCTGGCCCGCGCCGGAGATATCGGCGGCGCGGCCGTCGGCGGCTGCCTGGCCGTCACCACCTTCGAGGGCACGGCCGCGCACGTGGCCGCCCGCAGCGCGGAGGCGTACGCCCTGCTCGAGGCCGCCGGTGGCAAGGCGCTCGGTGAAACCCCCGCCGCGGAATGGGAGCACGGCCGCTTCTCCGCGCCGTATCTCCGAGACTCCCTGCTGGACGTGGGAATTCTCTGCGAAACCCTGGAAACCGCCACCAGCTGGACCAATCTCGCCCACCTGAAGGCGGAAGTCACCGCGGCCCTGGTGAACACGCTCACCAAGGGCGGCGCACCGGCCCTGGTCATGTGCCACATCTCGCACACCTACCCGACCGGCGCCTCGCTGTACTTCACCATTGTCGCCAAGCAGGCCGCGGATCCGATCGCGCAGTGGGCCGAGGCCAAACGCGCCGCCGGTGACGCCATCGTGGCCGCGGGCGGCACCATCACCCACCATCACGCCATCGGCGCGGACCACCGCCCGTGGATGACCGACGAGATCGGCGATCTGGGCGTGCGGGTGCTGCGCGCGGTGAAACAGGCCATCGACCCCACCGGAATCCTCAACCCGGGGAAACTGATCCCGTGA
- a CDS encoding TetR/AcrR family transcriptional regulator, with protein MASTEPSSAVDQAILDAARACVAEFGVRRTTLTEVARRAGVSRPTVYRRWADTGSLVADLLVRELREIIAEAVPATGTGRARLTAAIVGGAATIRRNPLFAKIFRADADVMLTYVFERLGRNQRALITLFADGIRTGQQDGSIRAGSPDHLATMLLLMAQSAVQSAGTVADLLDSDSLDAELTHAIDSYLSPPRKATS; from the coding sequence ATGGCTTCGACCGAACCCTCCTCCGCCGTCGACCAGGCAATCCTCGATGCGGCGCGCGCGTGCGTGGCCGAATTCGGCGTGCGCCGGACCACCCTCACCGAGGTCGCGCGGCGCGCGGGCGTCAGCCGCCCCACCGTGTACCGGCGCTGGGCCGACACCGGCTCCCTGGTGGCCGACCTGCTGGTGCGGGAACTGCGCGAGATCATCGCCGAGGCCGTGCCCGCCACCGGCACCGGCCGCGCGCGCCTGACCGCCGCCATCGTCGGCGGCGCCGCCACCATCCGCCGGAACCCGCTGTTCGCCAAGATCTTCCGCGCCGACGCCGACGTCATGCTCACCTACGTCTTCGAACGCCTGGGCCGCAATCAGCGCGCCCTCATCACCCTGTTCGCCGACGGAATCCGCACCGGCCAGCAGGACGGCTCCATCCGCGCGGGCTCCCCCGACCACCTGGCCACCATGCTCCTGCTCATGGCCCAGTCCGCGGTCCAGTCCGCGGGCACGGTGGCCGATCTGCTCGACTCCGACAGCCTCGACGCAGAACTCACCCACGCCATCGACAGCTACCTATCTCCACCGCGAAAGGCCACATCATGA
- a CDS encoding glycerol-3-phosphate dehydrogenase/oxidase, translating into MTANSLNSRGALNAAQRRRDLQALGDGAQIDVLVIGGGITGAGVALDAASRGLRTVLVEKHDLAFGTSRWSSKLVHGGLRYLASGGVGIAHESAVERDLLLTRNAPHLTRALPQVVPLLPNIGVLQKLLVRAGFVAGDVLRRTAGTSSAVLPRSRRVAAAEAARFAPTVRRSGLRGGLLAWDGQLVDDARLVVAIARTAARHGARVLTRVEATEVTGTGATLHDGLTGESFTVTARSVVNATGVWADQVDPSIELRPSRGTHLVFDAAAFGGLSASLTVPIPGSTSRFIFAFPAAHNRVYLGLTDEEAPGQVPDVPHATDGEIDFLLDTVNTVLRKPLTRNDIRGTFAGLRPLLRTGDNSTADISREHAVLTSPTGVITVVGGKLTTYRKMAEDTVDAVIAHTGLTASPCRTRDLPLVGAVSGAARDRIQAPTRLIERYGSEATAIVELAQANPALAEPVAPGMDVIAAEFVYAITHEGALEADDMLDRRTRIGLVEEDRKAATPAAEAAFDQI; encoded by the coding sequence ATGACCGCGAACTCCCTCAACTCGCGCGGCGCTCTGAACGCCGCGCAGCGGCGACGGGATCTACAGGCGCTCGGCGACGGCGCGCAGATCGATGTGCTGGTGATCGGTGGCGGGATCACCGGTGCGGGTGTGGCGTTGGACGCGGCCTCGCGGGGCCTGCGGACCGTGCTGGTGGAGAAGCATGATCTGGCGTTCGGGACCAGCCGGTGGAGTTCCAAGCTGGTGCACGGCGGGCTGCGGTATCTGGCCAGTGGCGGGGTGGGGATCGCACACGAGAGCGCGGTGGAGCGCGACCTGCTGCTGACCCGCAACGCACCGCACCTGACGCGGGCGCTGCCGCAGGTGGTGCCGCTGCTGCCGAATATCGGTGTGCTGCAGAAGCTTCTGGTGCGGGCCGGATTCGTGGCCGGGGACGTGCTGCGGCGCACGGCGGGAACGTCGTCGGCGGTGCTGCCGCGCTCGCGGCGGGTGGCGGCGGCCGAGGCGGCGCGGTTCGCGCCGACCGTGCGCCGGTCCGGGCTGCGCGGCGGATTGCTGGCCTGGGACGGGCAATTGGTGGACGACGCCCGCCTGGTCGTGGCCATCGCGCGCACCGCGGCACGGCATGGAGCCCGGGTGCTCACGCGCGTGGAGGCAACCGAGGTGACCGGCACGGGTGCGACGCTGCACGATGGTCTGACCGGTGAAAGCTTCACCGTCACAGCGCGTTCGGTGGTCAATGCGACCGGCGTGTGGGCGGATCAGGTGGATCCGAGCATCGAGCTGCGCCCGTCGCGCGGCACGCACCTGGTGTTCGACGCGGCGGCCTTCGGCGGCCTGTCGGCCTCGCTGACCGTGCCGATTCCGGGCAGCACCAGCCGTTTCATCTTCGCGTTCCCCGCCGCGCACAATCGCGTGTATCTCGGGCTGACCGACGAGGAAGCTCCCGGCCAGGTCCCCGATGTCCCGCACGCCACCGACGGCGAGATCGACTTCCTGCTCGACACCGTCAATACGGTGCTGCGCAAACCCCTCACCCGCAATGACATTCGCGGCACCTTCGCGGGTTTGCGCCCGCTGCTGCGCACCGGCGACAACAGCACCGCCGACATTTCCCGCGAGCACGCCGTCCTCACCTCCCCGACCGGCGTGATCACCGTCGTCGGCGGCAAACTCACCACCTACCGCAAGATGGCCGAGGACACCGTGGACGCGGTCATCGCCCACACCGGTCTGACGGCCTCCCCCTGCCGCACCCGCGACCTGCCCCTGGTCGGCGCGGTCTCCGGCGCGGCCCGCGACCGAATCCAGGCCCCCACCCGCCTGATCGAACGCTACGGCAGCGAAGCCACCGCCATTGTCGAACTGGCCCAGGCGAATCCGGCCCTGGCCGAACCCGTCGCCCCCGGAATGGACGTCATCGCCGCCGAATTCGTCTACGCCATCACCCATGAGGGCGCTCTCGAAGCCGACGACATGCTCGACCGCCGCACCCGCATCGGCCTGGTCGAGGAAGACCGCAAGGCCGCCACCCCCGCCGCCGAAGCCGCCTTCGACCAGATCTGA
- a CDS encoding FHA domain-containing protein has product MGRIPTTVGLARGEGLVARFGEVVIFLAGESSSTERILGAAETAAASDDPGVAIAQRLAATVFSSGSAQPPAFGVVAPTQGGILILLRGPVRALAEGPEGAHRLSGERAMTWTDEILRDPVRRITVTADGDKAIAHTDLRAGVVPAGGFVLLSPVSGLAAQARSGSGAIPKAGASAESGPIPRSGAAARSGGEARQSPSGPIVKPVGSDAYPAPDTTQRAPIPTPSRTRFNVPGSPSEPIDRSSSTGSEPISRGKGSSSDAVSRGSAGSSEAVSHGSGQNTTADLSDVSPAFAQTVGVFPDFPGGAAPSGPQGTVGTSREDATKPAPQNGTAAERGQAEPSASPYAGPTTPAVGATRSPGRERSAGGANLSKSGSSPEYATTQRRTPADPASGAMHQPVGDAEPEIAVTQRDNRPDPDEQPATAAFDARRAAAEADEPEPKASRESGPIGAGGRPISSGRNPLAGAPETSALSAIGSLTSSDGAVYPLDRPYVIGRDPMIDESVRRAAASPIVIPRDRHVSRVHAHISIEGSAIFIRDAGTPGGTFVAAPGAQDWIRVGQRPVELKPGWSLRIGGRVLTYRVEQPRI; this is encoded by the coding sequence ATGGGCCGCATTCCGACCACAGTGGGACTGGCTCGCGGGGAGGGCCTGGTAGCCCGGTTCGGGGAGGTCGTGATCTTCCTGGCCGGTGAGAGTTCGTCCACGGAGCGGATTCTCGGCGCCGCGGAGACCGCGGCCGCCTCCGACGATCCGGGGGTGGCGATCGCGCAGAGACTCGCGGCGACCGTCTTCAGCAGCGGATCGGCGCAACCGCCCGCCTTCGGCGTGGTCGCACCCACCCAGGGCGGCATCCTCATCCTGCTGCGCGGCCCGGTCCGCGCCCTGGCCGAGGGCCCGGAAGGCGCGCACCGCCTTTCCGGCGAACGCGCCATGACCTGGACCGACGAAATTCTGCGCGACCCGGTCCGCCGCATCACCGTCACCGCCGACGGCGACAAGGCCATCGCCCACACCGATCTGCGCGCGGGCGTCGTCCCGGCGGGCGGCTTCGTGCTCCTGTCGCCGGTCAGCGGCCTTGCGGCGCAGGCGAGATCCGGCAGTGGCGCGATCCCGAAGGCCGGAGCGTCGGCGGAGTCCGGCCCGATACCGCGCTCCGGCGCCGCCGCGCGATCCGGCGGCGAGGCCCGGCAGTCACCCAGCGGCCCGATCGTGAAACCGGTCGGCTCCGACGCGTATCCCGCCCCGGACACCACCCAGCGCGCACCGATTCCGACACCCTCGCGTACGCGCTTCAATGTCCCGGGCAGCCCGTCCGAGCCGATCGACCGCAGCTCGAGCACCGGCTCCGAGCCCATTTCGCGCGGCAAGGGCAGTTCGTCCGATGCGGTTTCGCGCGGCTCGGCCGGATCATCCGAAGCCGTGTCGCACGGCTCCGGGCAGAACACCACCGCCGATCTGTCCGATGTCTCGCCCGCCTTCGCGCAGACGGTAGGGGTCTTCCCCGATTTCCCCGGCGGCGCCGCGCCTTCCGGCCCGCAGGGCACGGTGGGCACGTCCCGCGAGGACGCCACCAAGCCGGCTCCGCAGAATGGCACGGCCGCCGAGCGCGGGCAGGCCGAGCCGTCCGCCTCGCCCTATGCGGGACCGACCACCCCGGCTGTGGGAGCGACGCGGTCGCCTGGGCGCGAACGATCCGCGGGCGGAGCGAATCTCAGTAAATCCGGCTCCTCGCCGGAATACGCGACCACACAGCGTCGGACTCCGGCCGATCCGGCGTCGGGCGCCATGCACCAGCCCGTCGGCGATGCGGAGCCGGAAATCGCTGTGACGCAGCGGGACAACCGTCCCGACCCGGATGAGCAGCCGGCGACCGCCGCCTTCGATGCCAGGCGCGCTGCCGCGGAAGCCGATGAGCCCGAGCCGAAGGCGAGCCGGGAGTCCGGTCCGATCGGTGCGGGCGGGCGGCCGATCAGCAGCGGGCGCAATCCGCTGGCCGGCGCGCCGGAAACCAGCGCGCTCAGCGCGATCGGTTCCCTCACCAGTTCCGATGGCGCGGTGTATCCGCTGGATCGCCCCTATGTGATCGGCCGGGACCCCATGATCGACGAGTCGGTGCGCCGGGCTGCCGCCTCCCCCATAGTGATTCCGCGCGACCGCCATGTTTCCCGGGTCCACGCGCACATCTCGATCGAGGGCAGCGCCATCTTCATTCGCGACGCCGGCACCCCCGGCGGCACCTTCGTGGCCGCGCCGGGCGCGCAGGATTGGATCCGTGTCGGCCAGCGCCCGGTCGAGCTGAAACCCGGCTGGAGCCTGCGGATCGGCGGCCGCGTCCTCACCTATCGCGTGGAGCAGCCCCGGATCTGA
- a CDS encoding FAD-dependent oxidoreductase has product MRAATVAGHLGLILLLFVRPAAGLFVFFQVIVPVLPGLFLIAPGLWRNTCPLAASNQTPRLFGFTRALNPPEWLRERGYLIAVTLFFGIVAARLAGLDRSGAATGLVLLAAITAAFLGGLVFKGKSGWCSSICPLFPLQRAYGQTPFVTVANNHCAPCVGCAKNCYDFSPRGAYQADLSSGDRGWIAPRKLFAATLPGVVLGFFLLAGHGEVPVWHRYALLAVSLLAAIGVFFALESTTPVSTAMLTAGYAAVALNIFYWFAGPILAGAATTITGLPLAWLRWPLSVAIFAATVVWLARTRVSELHYALHTGTRTAPVLLPLPGIRASTAERTVPAAASVTFDPVGTRVAADLGMSLLDIAEKGALPLEAGCRMGVCGADPVAVLAGADQLCEPAADERKTLRRLGFADNTRMACCARVTGGDVRIALTPQPGTGNGAAPAYFDRSIVSVVVIGDGIAGVTAADFVRRGHPDCEIHLIGRESHGLYNRMGISRLVYGRSAMQGLHLLPDQWYDDHQVTAWLNTLATGLDLRAQRVHLGTGDLLPYDRLILAMGSAAALPAIEDLRRPGSFVLREAEDALRIRAYAQQHGCSRAVVAGGGLLGLEAAYALHQLGLRVTVLERGDRLLRKQLDPRCSALVLRHFARTGIDVRHKAETARLTGAPAVRSAILTDGTVLPCDLFLTATGIRPNADLARRAGLPVNRGILVDDRMATPVPGVYAAGDVAEHRDQVLGLWPIAAEQAETAAVNALGGNRILTLETPATILKGVGLELFGIGRVDPHPGDEVIVFEQPAIPSYRRLIISRERAVGATVLGHHPADVAAAQQAVRARRLLSPAARATLRTGDWSALNSGHQVGVS; this is encoded by the coding sequence GTGCGCGCCGCCACGGTCGCAGGCCATCTCGGGTTGATCCTGCTGCTGTTCGTGCGGCCCGCCGCCGGACTGTTCGTGTTCTTCCAGGTGATAGTGCCGGTGCTGCCGGGCCTGTTCCTGATCGCACCGGGCTTGTGGCGCAATACATGTCCGCTGGCGGCGAGCAATCAGACGCCCCGCCTGTTCGGGTTCACGCGGGCGCTGAATCCGCCCGAATGGTTGCGGGAGCGCGGGTATCTCATCGCCGTCACCCTGTTCTTCGGGATCGTCGCGGCAAGGCTCGCGGGGCTGGACCGCAGTGGCGCCGCCACCGGGCTCGTCCTGCTCGCCGCCATCACCGCGGCCTTCCTGGGCGGTCTGGTGTTCAAGGGCAAGAGCGGCTGGTGCAGCAGCATCTGCCCGCTGTTCCCGCTGCAACGCGCCTACGGGCAGACGCCGTTCGTGACGGTCGCCAACAATCACTGTGCGCCGTGCGTCGGCTGCGCCAAGAACTGCTACGACTTCTCCCCGCGCGGGGCCTATCAAGCCGATCTGAGCAGCGGGGATCGCGGGTGGATCGCACCCCGGAAACTGTTCGCGGCCACACTGCCCGGAGTGGTGCTCGGGTTCTTCCTGCTCGCCGGGCACGGGGAAGTGCCGGTCTGGCACAGGTATGCGCTGCTCGCCGTGTCCCTGCTGGCCGCGATCGGCGTGTTCTTCGCCCTGGAATCGACGACACCGGTGAGCACCGCCATGCTCACCGCCGGATACGCGGCGGTGGCGCTGAACATCTTCTACTGGTTCGCCGGACCGATCCTGGCCGGTGCGGCGACGACCATCACCGGACTGCCGCTCGCGTGGCTGCGCTGGCCGCTCAGCGTGGCGATCTTCGCGGCCACGGTGGTGTGGCTGGCCCGCACCCGCGTGAGCGAACTCCACTACGCGCTGCACACCGGCACCCGCACCGCACCGGTCTTGTTGCCGCTGCCCGGGATCCGTGCGAGCACGGCCGAAAGAACCGTTCCCGCAGCGGCTTCGGTGACCTTCGACCCTGTCGGCACCCGCGTGGCCGCCGACCTCGGCATGAGCCTGCTCGACATCGCCGAGAAGGGCGCACTCCCCTTGGAAGCGGGCTGCCGCATGGGCGTGTGCGGCGCCGACCCCGTGGCGGTGCTCGCCGGCGCCGACCAGCTCTGCGAACCCGCCGCCGACGAACGCAAGACCCTGCGCCGCTTGGGATTCGCCGACAACACCCGCATGGCCTGCTGCGCCCGCGTCACCGGCGGTGACGTCCGGATCGCGTTGACACCGCAGCCCGGCACCGGAAACGGCGCCGCCCCAGCCTATTTCGACCGATCCATCGTGAGCGTAGTGGTGATCGGCGATGGCATTGCCGGAGTCACCGCCGCCGATTTCGTGCGCCGCGGGCACCCCGACTGCGAAATCCACCTCATCGGACGGGAATCGCACGGCCTCTACAACCGCATGGGCATCTCCCGCCTGGTCTACGGCCGCTCCGCCATGCAGGGCCTGCACCTGCTGCCCGACCAGTGGTACGACGACCATCAGGTCACCGCCTGGCTCAATACCCTCGCCACCGGGCTCGATCTGCGCGCCCAGCGCGTTCACCTCGGCACCGGCGACCTCCTGCCCTACGACCGGCTCATCCTCGCCATGGGTTCGGCCGCTGCCTTACCCGCCATCGAAGATCTGCGCCGCCCAGGCAGTTTCGTGCTGCGTGAGGCCGAGGACGCCCTGCGCATCCGCGCCTACGCCCAGCAGCACGGCTGCTCCCGCGCCGTGGTGGCGGGCGGCGGACTGCTCGGCCTGGAGGCTGCTTATGCACTGCACCAGTTGGGATTACGCGTCACCGTGCTGGAACGCGGCGACCGCCTGCTCCGCAAACAACTCGATCCGCGCTGCTCGGCCCTGGTGCTGCGGCACTTCGCCCGCACCGGCATCGACGTCCGCCACAAGGCCGAAACCGCCCGGCTCACCGGCGCTCCCGCTGTCCGCTCCGCCATTCTCACCGACGGCACCGTGCTGCCCTGCGACCTGTTCCTCACCGCCACCGGTATTCGCCCGAACGCCGACCTGGCCCGCCGGGCCGGTCTGCCGGTGAACCGCGGCATCCTGGTCGACGACCGCATGGCCACCCCCGTCCCCGGCGTCTACGCGGCAGGCGATGTGGCCGAACACCGTGACCAGGTCCTCGGCCTGTGGCCCATCGCCGCCGAACAAGCCGAAACCGCCGCCGTGAACGCCTTGGGCGGCAACCGGATCCTCACCCTCGAAACCCCGGCCACCATCCTGAAAGGCGTTGGCCTGGAACTGTTCGGCATCGGCCGCGTGGATCCGCATCCCGGCGACGAGGTCATAGTCTTCGAACAGCCCGCCATCCCCTCCTACCGCCGACTCATCATCTCCCGCGAACGGGCTGTCGGCGCAACGGTTCTGGGCCACCATCCCGCCGATGTGGCCGCTGCTCAGCAAGCGGTCCGAGCCCGCCGACTTCTCTCACCCGCCGCCCGCGCAACTCTGCGCACGGGCGACTGGTCGGCGCTGAATTCCGGCCACCAGGTAGGGGTTTCGTGA